Proteins encoded by one window of Burkholderia plantarii:
- a CDS encoding HAL/PAL/TAL family ammonia-lyase: MAEHDLNEATVAEAEATAAHEPVVVGGRRLSIEEVVAISRGAPVALSEEPAWRARIERGAAWLRDYLAGGGTIYGVTTGYGDACVVEVPPALVEALPLQLTRYHGCGMGAWFDDAQTLAIVAARLTSLAYGYSGVRLLLLERLADLVNHRILPRIPSEGSVGASGDLTPLSYVAAALAGERTVRFDGGEHAADAVWGSLGRAPLVLAPKEGLALMNGTAVMTGLACLAFARADHLTRIAARLTALTTVALDGRAAHFDATLFEAKPHAGQAEAAAWIRDDLAGSDASQSRRLQDRYSVRCAPHVIGVARDALSWVRRDVENELNSANDNPLIDPDDGRVLHGGNFYGGHIAFAMDALKTAVANLADLMDRQLALLVDEKFSNGLPRNLTGAPPARAPINHGFKAVQISSSAWTAEALKLTMPASVFSRSTESHNQDKVSMGTIAARDCLRVLELTEQVAAAHTLATVQAVRLRRRIAPDTPLPAALRGFVAEIDRASPLVEEDRPLEAELRALTARLAACEPIGAEAA; this comes from the coding sequence GTGGCCGAGCATGATCTGAACGAGGCCACCGTGGCCGAGGCCGAGGCCACGGCGGCGCACGAGCCGGTGGTGGTGGGCGGCCGGCGCCTGTCGATAGAGGAGGTGGTCGCGATCTCGCGCGGCGCGCCGGTGGCGCTCAGCGAGGAGCCGGCCTGGCGCGCGCGCATCGAACGCGGCGCCGCGTGGCTGCGCGACTACCTGGCTGGCGGCGGCACGATCTACGGCGTGACCACCGGCTACGGCGACGCCTGCGTGGTCGAGGTGCCGCCCGCACTGGTCGAGGCGCTGCCGCTGCAGCTGACGCGCTACCACGGCTGCGGGATGGGCGCGTGGTTCGACGACGCGCAGACGCTCGCGATCGTCGCCGCGCGACTAACCTCGCTTGCCTACGGTTACTCGGGCGTGCGGCTGCTGCTGCTCGAACGGCTCGCCGATCTCGTCAATCACAGGATCCTGCCGCGCATCCCGTCCGAGGGCTCGGTGGGAGCGAGCGGCGATCTCACGCCGCTCTCCTACGTCGCGGCGGCGCTGGCCGGCGAGCGCACCGTGCGCTTCGACGGCGGCGAGCACGCGGCCGATGCCGTGTGGGGCTCGCTTGGCCGCGCGCCGCTCGTGCTCGCGCCGAAGGAGGGCCTCGCGCTGATGAACGGCACTGCCGTGATGACGGGCCTCGCTTGTCTCGCGTTCGCGCGCGCCGACCACCTGACGCGCATCGCGGCGCGCCTGACCGCACTGACCACGGTCGCACTCGACGGCCGCGCCGCGCACTTCGACGCGACGCTGTTCGAGGCGAAGCCGCACGCGGGGCAGGCCGAGGCGGCCGCCTGGATCCGCGACGACCTGGCTGGTAGCGACGCCTCGCAGTCGCGGCGCCTGCAGGACCGCTATTCGGTGCGCTGCGCGCCGCACGTGATCGGCGTGGCGCGCGACGCGCTGAGCTGGGTGCGCCGCGACGTCGAGAACGAGCTGAACAGCGCCAACGACAACCCGCTGATCGATCCCGACGACGGCCGCGTGCTGCACGGCGGCAACTTCTACGGCGGCCACATCGCGTTCGCGATGGACGCGCTGAAGACCGCCGTGGCCAACCTCGCCGACCTGATGGACCGCCAGCTCGCGCTGCTGGTCGACGAGAAGTTCAGCAACGGCCTGCCGCGCAACCTGACGGGTGCCCCGCCCGCGCGTGCGCCGATCAACCACGGCTTCAAGGCTGTGCAGATCTCCAGCTCCGCCTGGACCGCCGAGGCGCTCAAGCTGACGATGCCGGCCAGCGTGTTCTCGCGCTCGACCGAGTCGCACAACCAGGACAAGGTCAGCATGGGCACCATCGCGGCGCGCGACTGCCTGCGCGTGCTCGAACTGACCGAGCAGGTGGCCGCCGCGCATACGCTCGCCACCGTGCAGGCGGTGCGCCTGCGCCGGCGCATCGCGCCCGACACGCCGCTGCCGGCGGCGCTGCGCGGCTTCGTGGCGGAGATCGATCGGGCCTCGCCGCTGGTCGAGGAGGACCGCCCGCTCGAAGCCGAGCTGCGCGCGCTGACCGCGCGGCTGGCCGCTTGCGAGCCGATCGGCGCGGAGGCGGCGTGA
- a CDS encoding acyl-CoA thioesterase, with protein sequence MNAARPVLSSAACVEVPFHDVDAMNVCWHGHYLKYFESGRAALLRAIDYDYPAMQASGYLWPVVEAHLKFVRPATYGQRLEVRATLLEFENRLKIGYEVVDLASGERLTKGYTVQLAVEAATRETQFVSPPALIERVEAQWV encoded by the coding sequence GTGAACGCGGCCCGACCCGTGCTGAGCTCGGCCGCCTGCGTCGAGGTGCCGTTCCATGACGTCGACGCGATGAACGTCTGCTGGCACGGCCATTACCTGAAGTATTTCGAGAGCGGACGCGCGGCGCTACTGCGCGCGATCGACTACGACTATCCGGCGATGCAGGCCTCCGGCTATCTATGGCCGGTGGTCGAGGCGCATCTGAAATTCGTGCGGCCCGCCACCTACGGCCAGCGGCTCGAGGTGCGCGCGACGCTGCTCGAATTCGAGAACCGCCTGAAGATCGGCTACGAGGTGGTCGATCTCGCGTCGGGCGAGCGGCTGACCAAAGGCTACACGGTCCAGCTCGCGGTCGAGGCGGCCACGCGCGAAACCCAGTTCGTTTCGCCGCCGGCGCTGATCGAGCGCGTGGAGGCGCAATGGGTATAA
- a CDS encoding LolA family protein translates to MGISRGGRGRFGALVAAVVCAALGCGVAHGAETAGGSAAAGPNPNPGSNPAPADRSPAHMADAGLVAEVTGRLARAGTLRARFTQTQTLAAMNKPLVSTGSMLIDRAAGIVWRIETPYRATYVITDGGVREIDANGQPRSTGSGGGRGVAQVARMMRGLLAGDLSALYSQFDVTVAGTPARWRMTLRPNQPQLQQALGVLQMSGGDTLRTLAIDYANGNQTMLEFSGTTRVDAPSALERGWLEAR, encoded by the coding sequence ATGGGTATAAGCCGGGGAGGTCGCGGCCGATTCGGCGCGCTCGTGGCAGCGGTGGTTTGCGCCGCGCTTGGCTGCGGCGTCGCGCATGGCGCCGAGACGGCTGGTGGGTCTGCCGCTGCCGGCCCGAACCCGAATCCAGGCTCAAACCCGGCACCGGCCGACCGGTCGCCCGCGCACATGGCCGACGCGGGGCTGGTGGCCGAGGTGACCGGGCGGCTGGCCCGGGCCGGCACGTTGCGCGCGCGCTTCACGCAGACCCAGACGCTCGCCGCGATGAACAAGCCGCTCGTCAGCACCGGCTCGATGCTGATCGACCGCGCCGCCGGCATCGTTTGGCGCATCGAGACGCCGTATCGCGCCACTTACGTGATCACTGACGGCGGCGTGCGCGAGATCGACGCGAACGGCCAGCCGCGGTCCACGGGCAGCGGCGGCGGGCGCGGCGTAGCGCAGGTCGCGCGGATGATGCGCGGCCTGCTCGCGGGCGACCTGTCGGCGCTCTATTCGCAGTTCGACGTGACGGTGGCCGGCACGCCCGCGCGCTGGCGCATGACGCTGCGGCCCAACCAGCCGCAACTGCAGCAGGCGCTCGGCGTGCTGCAGATGAGCGGCGGCGACACGTTGCGCACGCTCGCCATCGACTACGCGAACGGCAACCAGACGATGCTCGAGTTCAGCGGCACGACGCGCGTCGACGCGCCGTCCGCGCTTGAACGCGGCTGGCTGGAGGCGCGTTGA
- a CDS encoding MMPL family transporter — translation MDMARDDVATAASRLRNRRWRAAWLLVALAAVCYCAWRFVAGPSPLQTDLLALLPASEANPVAERAVGALGQALGGRTVLLVSDANAARAKAAARMLGARLAQSHAFRSATVEVPPFDLSRIATTYLPARFGLLTDADVAALAHGDTASLSDALARRLYGPPVEALPTALADDPFGWLQHWLAGLPLTASKLMLEDGMLVSHRDGITSVLVMASLDGSAYETRVQQAVRQALADAEGALGAAYPGVRVVRTGAVFYADAARASAERDVHLIGAVSLAGIALLLFGVFRSPRLLVLAFVSTAFGIACSLAVTLLLFGKLHLLTLVFGVSLIGEAVDYSIQYFVVYLSDGTRWRPWRGAAAVRPSLAVALATSLFGYAILMWVPFPVLAQIACFAMIGIAAAFAAVTGFLPLMLERPSRRSPVRLFARVARLLAGWQSLLAGRRAALAAALLTLAAVPGWLRLQSDDDIHLLVQRDAGLVKQEQAVREAVGVPNVSQFFLIQGRTPEEVLRHAETLTAEVSRLDRAPSLLSVADFVPSAERQARNRALLASKVFADPDALRALLLRAGFRETIADAWIDGFARAARAPLTVDGWLAASWSAPFRHLWLGPFDVSAPASGYAALAIPGQVDAASLAALAACAERVPGVTFVDKAASVSRLFGAYRLDSALWLGGALVVVGALLAWRYGLRGGIVTTLPVVFAIGLTLAVFGYWRMPLTLFNWLALMLVLGVGANYAVFLREGCQREAANLGAVWTGVLLSASTTLLSFGMLGASAMPALRAFGTTLALGIVFSVLFAPLAVSRHQEAGS, via the coding sequence ATGGACATGGCGCGCGACGACGTGGCGACAGCGGCCAGTCGGCTGCGGAACCGGCGCTGGCGCGCGGCATGGCTGCTGGTCGCGCTCGCGGCCGTGTGCTATTGCGCCTGGCGCTTCGTGGCCGGGCCGTCGCCGCTGCAGACCGACCTGCTCGCGCTGCTACCCGCCAGCGAGGCGAATCCGGTGGCCGAACGGGCCGTCGGCGCGCTCGGCCAGGCGCTCGGCGGGCGCACCGTGCTGCTCGTCAGCGATGCCAACGCGGCGCGCGCGAAGGCCGCCGCCCGCATGCTCGGCGCGCGACTCGCGCAAAGCCACGCGTTCCGCTCGGCGACGGTCGAGGTGCCGCCGTTCGACCTGTCGCGGATCGCCACCACCTATTTGCCGGCGCGTTTCGGCCTGCTGACCGACGCCGACGTCGCCGCGCTGGCCCACGGTGACACCGCTAGCCTGTCCGACGCGCTGGCGCGGCGGCTCTACGGCCCGCCCGTCGAGGCGCTGCCGACCGCGCTCGCCGACGATCCGTTCGGCTGGCTCCAGCACTGGCTGGCCGGACTGCCGCTCACCGCCTCGAAGCTCATGCTGGAGGACGGCATGCTGGTATCGCATCGCGACGGCATCACCAGTGTGCTGGTGATGGCCTCGCTCGACGGCTCGGCCTACGAAACGCGTGTGCAGCAGGCGGTGCGGCAGGCGCTGGCCGATGCCGAGGGCGCGCTCGGCGCGGCCTATCCCGGTGTGCGCGTCGTGCGCACCGGCGCGGTGTTCTATGCCGACGCGGCGCGCGCAAGCGCGGAGCGCGACGTGCATCTGATCGGCGCGGTCTCGCTGGCGGGCATCGCGCTGTTGCTGTTCGGCGTGTTCCGCTCGCCGCGCCTGCTGGTGCTCGCGTTCGTCTCGACCGCGTTCGGCATCGCCTGCTCGCTGGCCGTCACGCTGCTGCTGTTCGGCAAGCTGCACCTGCTCACTCTGGTGTTCGGCGTGAGCCTGATCGGCGAGGCCGTCGATTATTCGATCCAGTATTTCGTCGTCTATCTGTCGGACGGCACACGCTGGCGGCCGTGGCGCGGCGCGGCGGCGGTGCGCCCGTCGCTGGCCGTGGCGCTTGCCACCAGCCTGTTCGGCTACGCGATCCTGATGTGGGTGCCGTTCCCGGTGCTCGCGCAGATCGCCTGCTTCGCGATGATCGGCATCGCCGCCGCGTTCGCGGCGGTGACGGGCTTCCTGCCGCTGATGCTGGAGCGCCCGTCGCGGCGTTCGCCCGTGCGCCTGTTCGCGCGCGTCGCGCGACTGCTGGCCGGCTGGCAGTCGCTGCTGGCCGGCCGGCGCGCGGCGCTGGCCGCCGCGCTGCTGACGCTGGCGGCCGTGCCGGGCTGGCTCCGCCTGCAAAGCGACGACGACATCCATCTGCTGGTGCAGCGCGACGCCGGGTTGGTGAAGCAGGAGCAGGCGGTGCGCGAGGCGGTCGGCGTGCCGAACGTCTCGCAGTTCTTCCTGATCCAGGGCCGCACGCCCGAGGAAGTGCTGCGCCACGCCGAGACGCTCACCGCCGAGGTCAGCCGGCTCGACAGGGCGCCCAGCCTGCTGTCGGTGGCGGACTTCGTGCCGTCCGCCGAGCGGCAGGCGCGCAATCGCGCGCTGCTGGCCTCGAAAGTGTTCGCTGATCCCGACGCGCTGCGCGCGCTGCTGCTGCGCGCCGGGTTCCGCGAGACCATCGCCGATGCCTGGATCGACGGCTTCGCGCGCGCCGCGCGGGCGCCGCTGACGGTCGACGGCTGGCTCGCGGCGAGCTGGTCCGCGCCGTTCCGGCATCTGTGGCTCGGGCCGTTCGACGTGTCGGCGCCGGCTTCGGGCTATGCGGCGCTGGCGATTCCAGGCCAAGTCGACGCGGCCAGTCTCGCGGCGCTCGCGGCCTGCGCCGAACGCGTGCCCGGTGTCACGTTCGTCGACAAGGCCGCGAGCGTCTCGCGACTGTTCGGCGCGTATCGGCTCGACAGCGCGCTATGGCTCGGCGGTGCGCTGGTGGTGGTGGGGGCGCTGCTGGCTTGGCGCTACGGCCTGCGCGGCGGCATTGTGACGACCCTGCCGGTGGTGTTCGCGATCGGCCTCACGCTTGCCGTGTTCGGCTATTGGCGGATGCCGCTGACGCTGTTCAACTGGCTCGCGTTGATGCTGGTGCTCGGGGTGGGCGCGAACTACGCGGTGTTCCTGCGCGAGGGCTGCCAGCGCGAAGCGGCGAACCTCGGCGCGGTCTGGACCGGCGTGCTGCTGTCGGCGTCCACCACGCTGCTGTCGTTCGGCATGCTCGGCGCTAGCGCGATGCCGGCGCTGCGCGCGTTTGGCACGACGCTCGCGCTCGGCATCGTGTTCTCGGTGCTGTTCGCGCCGCTGGCGGTATCCCGACATCAAGAGGCTGGCTCATGA
- a CDS encoding beta-ketoacyl-[acyl-carrier-protein] synthase family protein, whose protein sequence is MKHAPVYLHALGMINALGADIDAIAAALGRGADAALAARPVAQGAAVAGIAGTAAALAPFAGQVAALLDLAPPAALAHYDCRNNRLLLAALAQVAPAVEAAVARHGPGRVGVVIGTSTSGIEAAEQAFARRAAEGAMPPGFDYRQMEIGTAAPFVRAALGLAGPAYTLSTACTSSAKAFAAARRLLRLGICDAVVVGGADSRCELTTQGFASLESVSPERTNPMSRHRRGINIGEGAAVFVMGRDEGEIRLAGAGESSDAHHISAPDPQGHGARLALDEALADAGVTATQIGYVNLHATATQHNDAMEARVMARVFPDGVPASGTKPMTGHLLGAAGATELAFAWLTLARDLALPVHVWDGEADPALPPLDLVQGTRRLGGDARGRYVMSNSFAFGGSNASLILGR, encoded by the coding sequence ATGAAGCACGCACCCGTCTATCTGCATGCGCTTGGCATGATCAACGCGCTCGGCGCCGACATCGACGCGATCGCCGCCGCGCTCGGCCGCGGTGCCGACGCGGCGCTCGCCGCGCGGCCCGTCGCGCAGGGCGCCGCCGTCGCCGGAATCGCCGGGACCGCCGCCGCGCTCGCGCCGTTCGCAGGACAAGTCGCCGCGCTTCTCGATCTGGCGCCGCCCGCCGCGCTCGCCCATTACGACTGCCGCAACAATCGTCTGCTGCTGGCCGCGCTTGCACAGGTCGCGCCGGCCGTCGAGGCGGCCGTCGCGCGCCACGGCCCGGGCCGCGTCGGCGTGGTGATCGGCACCAGCACCTCGGGCATCGAGGCCGCCGAGCAGGCGTTCGCGCGACGCGCGGCCGAGGGCGCGATGCCGCCCGGCTTCGACTACCGGCAGATGGAGATCGGCACCGCCGCGCCGTTCGTCCGGGCAGCGCTCGGGCTGGCGGGGCCGGCTTACACGCTGTCGACGGCCTGCACCTCCAGCGCCAAGGCGTTCGCCGCCGCGCGGCGGCTGTTGCGGCTCGGGATCTGCGACGCGGTAGTGGTGGGCGGCGCCGATTCGCGTTGCGAGCTGACCACACAGGGCTTCGCGTCGCTCGAATCGGTCAGCCCCGAGCGCACCAATCCGATGAGCCGCCACCGGCGCGGCATCAACATCGGCGAGGGCGCCGCCGTGTTCGTGATGGGCCGCGACGAGGGCGAGATCCGGCTGGCCGGCGCCGGTGAGTCGAGCGACGCCCACCATATTTCCGCGCCGGACCCGCAGGGGCACGGCGCACGGCTCGCGCTCGACGAGGCGCTGGCCGACGCGGGCGTGACGGCCACGCAGATCGGCTATGTGAACCTGCACGCCACCGCCACCCAGCACAACGACGCGATGGAAGCGCGGGTGATGGCGCGGGTGTTTCCCGACGGCGTACCGGCCAGCGGCACCAAGCCAATGACGGGCCACCTGCTCGGCGCGGCCGGCGCGACCGAACTCGCGTTCGCCTGGCTCACGCTCGCGCGCGATCTCGCGCTGCCGGTTCACGTCTGGGACGGCGAGGCCGACCCGGCGCTGCCGCCGCTCGATCTGGTACAGGGTACGCGGCGCCTCGGCGGCGACGCGCGCGGGCGCTACGTGATGAGTAATTCGTTCGCTTTCGGCGGCAGCAATGCCAGCCTGATCCTGGGACGCTGA
- a CDS encoding hotdog family protein: protein MDTLEPKEPEAAEAVPLHDVLDVLPHRDTMLLLDAIVQCTTLDIEARARVRADAWYADREGAMPAWIGIELMAQAIAAHVGLLAMREGGRARPGVLLGTSGYRAHRFAFEAGATLSVTARELLRSEAGHGAYDCAIHLGGVCCAEAVVKVYQPDDFQTFIEGSLQS from the coding sequence ATGGACACGCTTGAACCGAAGGAACCCGAGGCCGCCGAGGCGGTGCCGCTGCACGATGTGCTGGACGTGCTGCCGCATCGCGACACGATGCTGCTGCTCGACGCGATCGTGCAATGCACGACGCTCGACATCGAGGCGCGCGCGCGCGTGCGCGCCGACGCCTGGTACGCGGATCGCGAAGGCGCGATGCCGGCCTGGATCGGCATCGAGCTGATGGCGCAGGCGATCGCCGCGCACGTCGGCCTGCTGGCGATGCGCGAGGGCGGCCGCGCGCGGCCGGGCGTGCTGCTCGGCACCAGCGGCTATCGCGCGCACCGTTTCGCGTTCGAGGCCGGCGCGACGTTGTCGGTTACCGCCCGCGAGCTGCTGCGCAGCGAGGCCGGGCACGGCGCCTACGACTGCGCGATCCATCTCGGCGGCGTGTGCTGCGCCGAGGCCGTCGTCAAGGTCTATCAGCCTGACGATTTTCAGACTTTCATCGAAGGGAGCCTTCAATCATGA
- a CDS encoding 3-ketoacyl-ACP reductase FabG2 — translation MTRRVLVTGSSRGIGRAVALRLAEDGFAVTVHCRGGVAEAQAVVEAITVQGGTAGLLQFDVRDRAACRELLEADVAAHGGYYGIVCNAGVTRDGAFPALSEDDWDVVIETGLDSFYNVVHPLTMPMVRLRKGGRIVTIASVSGVMGNRGQVNYSAAKAGLIGATKALAVELASRGVTVNCVAPGLVDTGMLDDLPLEHALKTVPMGRVGRPEEVASVVGFLMSDAASYLTRQVIGVNGGMI, via the coding sequence ATGACCCGGCGAGTTCTCGTGACCGGCTCGAGCCGCGGCATCGGCCGCGCCGTCGCGCTGCGTCTGGCCGAAGACGGCTTTGCCGTGACCGTGCATTGCCGCGGCGGCGTGGCCGAAGCGCAGGCCGTGGTCGAGGCAATCACCGTGCAGGGCGGCACGGCCGGCCTGCTGCAGTTCGACGTGCGCGATCGAGCGGCGTGCCGCGAGCTGCTGGAGGCCGATGTGGCCGCGCACGGCGGCTACTATGGCATCGTCTGCAACGCGGGTGTGACGCGCGACGGCGCGTTCCCGGCACTGTCCGAGGACGACTGGGACGTCGTGATCGAAACCGGCCTCGACAGCTTCTACAACGTGGTTCACCCGCTGACCATGCCGATGGTGCGGCTGCGCAAGGGCGGCCGGATCGTGACCATCGCCTCGGTGTCGGGGGTGATGGGCAATCGAGGCCAGGTCAACTACAGCGCGGCCAAGGCAGGCCTGATCGGCGCCACCAAGGCGCTAGCCGTCGAGCTGGCGTCGCGCGGCGTGACCGTGAACTGCGTCGCGCCCGGCCTTGTCGATACCGGCATGCTCGACGACCTGCCGCTCGAACACGCGCTGAAGACGGTGCCGATGGGGCGCGTCGGGCGGCCCGAGGAAGTGGCCTCGGTGGTCGGCTTCCTGATGTCGGACGCCGCGTCCTATCTGACCCGGCAGGTGATCGGCGTGAACGGCGGGATGATCTGA
- a CDS encoding beta-ketoacyl-ACP synthase, whose translation MKRVVVTGMGGVTAFGETWAEVEARLRAGRNAVRRMAEWDRFESLHTRLACPLAGFAAPAHYPRKKTRSMGPVAMYAVRASELALADAGLAEDVSIKDGRMGVAYGSSSGSVEPIRAFGAMLETGSMRDVTSNSYVQMMPHTTAVNVSLFWDLKGRVIPTSSACASSSQAIGYAYEAIAAGKQTLMLAGGAEELSGPAVAVFDTLYATSTRNDAPELTPRPFDAARDGLVVGEGAATLVLEEYGHARARGATIHAEVVGFGCNSDGAHITQPTAATMAVAMRMALQDARLDAAAIAYVNAHGTSTERGDVAESEATHDVFGERVPISSLKSYVGHTLGACGALEAWWTIEMMKRNWYAPTLNLTRVDPACAPLDHIVGAGRAIDAEYVVSNNFAFGGINTSLVFRRADA comes from the coding sequence ATGAAGCGAGTCGTGGTGACGGGCATGGGTGGCGTGACCGCGTTCGGCGAGACCTGGGCCGAGGTCGAGGCGCGCCTGCGGGCCGGCCGCAACGCGGTGCGCCGCATGGCCGAATGGGATCGTTTCGAGTCGCTGCACACGCGGCTCGCGTGTCCGCTGGCCGGATTCGCCGCGCCCGCGCACTATCCGCGCAAGAAGACGCGCTCAATGGGGCCGGTTGCGATGTACGCGGTCCGCGCGAGCGAGCTCGCGCTGGCCGACGCCGGCCTCGCCGAGGACGTGTCGATCAAGGACGGGCGCATGGGTGTCGCTTATGGGTCGTCGTCGGGTTCGGTCGAGCCGATCCGCGCGTTCGGCGCGATGCTCGAAACCGGCTCGATGCGCGACGTCACCTCGAACAGCTACGTGCAGATGATGCCGCACACCACGGCCGTCAATGTCAGCCTGTTCTGGGATCTCAAGGGCCGCGTGATTCCGACTTCGTCCGCCTGCGCGTCGAGCAGCCAGGCGATTGGCTATGCCTACGAGGCGATCGCGGCCGGCAAGCAGACGCTGATGCTCGCGGGCGGCGCCGAGGAACTGTCGGGCCCGGCGGTGGCCGTGTTCGACACGCTGTACGCCACCAGCACGCGCAATGACGCACCCGAGCTGACGCCACGCCCGTTCGACGCGGCGCGCGACGGGCTGGTGGTGGGCGAGGGCGCCGCCACGCTGGTGCTGGAGGAATACGGGCATGCGCGCGCGCGCGGCGCGACGATCCATGCCGAGGTGGTCGGCTTCGGCTGCAATTCCGACGGCGCGCACATCACGCAGCCGACCGCCGCCACCATGGCGGTGGCGATGCGCATGGCGCTGCAGGACGCGCGGCTCGATGCGGCCGCCATCGCCTATGTCAACGCACACGGCACTTCGACCGAGCGCGGCGACGTGGCGGAGAGCGAGGCCACTCACGATGTGTTCGGCGAACGCGTGCCGATCAGCTCGCTGAAGAGCTACGTCGGCCATACGCTCGGCGCCTGCGGTGCGCTTGAAGCGTGGTGGACCATCGAGATGATGAAGCGCAACTGGTACGCGCCGACGTTGAACCTGACCCGCGTCGATCCCGCCTGCGCGCCGCTTGACCATATCGTCGGCGCAGGGCGCGCGATCGACGCCGAGTACGTGGTCAGCAACAACTTCGCGTTTGGCGGCATCAACACGTCGCTGGTGTTCCGGCGCGCCGACGCCTGA